acgtgaatttcacgtgaaatctttaacatgaatttcacataaaatccacgtgaatttcacataaactttATAACGTTAAATCATACATGGATATTTTGATACCCTGAATCTCGGGTTCAGATAAACACAAAAAGGAGTACAAATCTGCTTTTAATCTgctgataatttaattgattgaatttgtttttacatggtTGTCTtcattgtttttttgtttgttgtttttttttttttttgttttttttttgttttgttttttttttttgtttttttttttttgtttttttttcttttaatctctgaaaaagaaatatttatgtattagAAGGACTGTTCAATATACAAAAGGAGTCATCTTAAGCCTTATGTACACATACTGTACTATGAATGAAATTGCATGTAGATGTAGCAGAAACGAAGAAAAAAAGTTgcaaaattatcaataatttgtgtttgaaagaaacataaccttttatatatcatcatacagAATAGAAAAGAATTATTATACAAGATACAGAAGGAAGTCATggaatatgttttcaaattgtcATGTTCTAGTCCAGAGGCGATTTGAAAATGACTTTGCATTCCTCATTATCTAGATTAAATCTATATAAATGCATTGCTTAAAATGAAACGATTGACATTGATAGAGCTTCcaagcttacattcttctcATTTAAAACTATTGTTAAAGGGGGGAGCaaccaatatatatacattttattggcattacgatatatataacaatcgaTGGACATTGTTACACATTCCCCCCTTTCAACGTGCCTGATCTCGATGAAGTCTCTATGAAGGTAATATAGAACGTTACTTAGCACCCCTAATCAATATCTAAAtcgattaaattataaaaattatgttctGAATTACGATTACCATGTTCCCTGATGAATAAGGAAAGATTAACAAACCGTGTAAAGTTATGCGATTCTACGACACGTCCCCGAAGTGACTTCTGTATTTTCGCTGTCGTTCCTATTCGTTGACGTACCCCGTCTAAAGTAATTCTCATCAATCTGAAATAAGCTGTTGCATTTCTTTTATTCTTCTGTATTTTTGCTGTCGTTCCTATTCGTTGACGTACCCCGTCTAAAGTAATTCTCATCAATCTGAAATAAGCTGTTGCATTAGGAACTTTAGATCACATAAATGTAATAAGCCTAATGGCTTGACTTTACACTGAACATTTATAAATTACAATGCTCAATCTCATCTTACCTGTAGAGTTTCTATGTACTTTCACATTCGCTGTCTTGCATACGTCAGACGGCTTACTCgagtgtgacgtcacagtctTGTAACTATTACCGGAATGTAAagctttatatatttttttaaaagttatctaaATATACATGGACAGTTATGTTAAGGATTGTTCATGTTTTTCGCTTTCTTCCGAGTGCTAGAAATCTGTGTTTTCCTTTTGATTGACAATCTACAAATTCGGGATGGTGAATACGGCTGATAGAAAATGTTCATTTCTACGTGCGTGTATCAGCAATTTCCAATAAGTCTAACTTTATGCATACACCAGCTTCCAAGGTATCACACAAGTAATTATTCTCGATGTATCtaataaggaggggggggggggtaattaaaattgatgccaaaCTACCGACAGCGGAAAACATCATGGCATTTTTTCCCACCTGCACAATACTACCCTCAAATCAAATGTATGTAAACAGCCCAAGTGCACCCCGACAAGTAGCCTGTTACTAACATCAAAAAGCAacgagataaaaaaaaattaactcatcttcagtagttttacaaaactgacaaaaacaacaatcttttggaatgcatggttttgaatatcCACCAGTTTCAATTCCTAAAGGGTGGGCAAATATTCTTAGCTTTTTAAAACGTACTACTCTCAcaaatggaaatttcaaatggtcttattaattttaattcatagttctttctgattttactgtaaaatagtaattttccaTGTGTAGAAAATTTCGTGGTTTTGAAGTTGCATATTCTAACTCTATCAATATAGTGATTCTTCATATAGTTggaaaatatgctttcattaatatctatgatgatgggagatttaatttacattttgattcttaagagaaaaaataatgggaaatgagagaaatcaggtgtggaaagtacatgtaatcatactgCGTACCGAACTACAATGCAAGTTAATAATTTCGCAAATAAAGGAGGAGAGGGAGGCGTGAGCAGGATCTACTTTATTGGTTGTTTGCctacattttataaatgtactCTAACTTTTGAATTGCCTAATCTCCATATCGTTTTATATTTTaccttaattttatttattttttcgctTGAATATATTATGAAGtgtgaatatttcactttaatCGCTTTTCTTGTGAAATTTTTAACGTGAAtagcttttcacgtgaaattcgtgTGAAATTGTTCgtgtgaaattcacatgaagaAATTTCAAGTGAAATTCGTGTgaatcttttcacgtgaaattcacgtgaatcaacgttcacattatttccttgcgaaaatcaaatcacattaaaattttCGCAAGGAACTCATGTGAAAAGTGATATAatgcttttcacgtgaaattcatgtgaaaaatttaacgtgaatttcatgtgaattgctgttcacatgaaattcatgtgaatattttaacgtgaatttcacgtgaaaagtgattcacgtgaaatttatgtggacatattaacgtgaatttcacgtgaatcacttttcacgtgaaattcatatgaaatttatgtgaatttcacgtgaaaagttatttcacatgaacagcttttcacgtgaaattcacgtgaggaACATTTGCCTGTGTAGGTATAAATTTGGCAGCCTTTCATCGGCgatggtgaagtctccatattACTGAAAACTtcacgagagggacgttaaacaatatacaaccaaccataCCACGAGTCTCGAACGAAGCAAGAACTTCACTCCAAACCAGTACGACACGCGGGGAAACTCAttgtcaaaaaataataataataacgaaaCACCTCTGAATATAATTCAGTTATCATAATTTAACATCTTGAATGTCTTCTCAGTTGTTGTCGTAAACCAGATAAGTAGTGACGTTTGGTCTCTTTCCGTAGGCGTGGCATTTGTCATAATTAAATTTGCTATAGAACTGCAAGTCGTCCATTAATACGTGGTGCCCAACTGTATACAACTCGAACATGTGTTTCTATAAAAGAAAATGTGaacgatgatgatgatgatgatgatgatgatgatgatgatgattatAAGATAAAGGGCTGGATTTTTCTTACTAAACATACTGTTGGTGTATTACCCTGTCCAGTTTTTCTAGACCGTCTTCAACCAACATTGGGAATAatatccctcaagcatttcatcagttcttggcacactgattttaactacagatacctccgttaacctgatcaagataaagggctcacggcgggtatgaccggtcaacaggggatgcgtactcctcctgggcacctgatcccacttctggtatatccaggggtcgatgtttccccaactctctattttctattgcttataggagttatgagattgatcactgttcgttatcttcacctttcatcaatgaGGCGTCGTTGTCAAGCGTGTGCAAATGCAGATCGTAGTAATTCGCATTAGTTTGTTAATTACATCCGAATACCAATGTTTGACGTTATGAGACGTTTACATAAGTTAGAATATgaagtttgtaaacaatgtatatattaacaGTTGTAAACAATTCCTATATTTATAAAACTTTCAACAATGACACCGTGTTAAATCTTTTCATTTTTCACATATAGAACGAtatacagtttcttttttccgcttgCATTGATATACATGTTCATGTAAAATGATATTTGTAACAATTTAGATTGATGAGATACAGATCTAGACCTatgataattaattaatttaaatCGTTGACGTATTTGTGTTACACTACAAATCCTATTCACAAACGTTTTATACTTCATTTCCTACCTCAGTTTCCAGCAACTTCAAAGGCGAGTGCATATCCACGCGATGTTCATAGGGTACATGATAGCATAAACAGTAGTGCGCATGTCTGGAGGAGTGATATCCACAAATGTAGTGCTGCAATTAGAttaaatatcaatatcatttaaaaCCGTAAGTGCTTGTTACAATAGAAGTTGTGAGATTctgattcatcactgttcgttttcttcgaaaccaccgcggtggccgagaggttagagcgttcgccccgcatgcggaaggtcggggttcgaatcccggccgtgacacacctaagtcgttaaaacaggtagtgacagttccatcgccaaacgctcggcatcagatgtgaatgtatcttcaccggtcttggttacgtctccatatgagtgaaaaattctcgagtgagacgttaagcaagatacaatcgttatcgtcacctttcattatgTACATTAGATTGATGTGGGTATGATGAGGAATAGTACAATGCCTGAATATTTGCAAAATACGATAACCAATAAATACATCATGCGTGACAGATTCCTCCAATTTACTTCACAAATCAACGTCTACTTTTACAAATGTCATTTGCAAGATTGTTTGCATCATGACAGAAAAAATACTTACAGTATTACGGTCATAATGATAGAAGGTAGCGGACTGTTCAACGTGTTCTGGGGTTGGACGTGGTGTTGCTGGGTGGTGGGTCGTGTGGCGTTGAGTTGCATGGTGCGTCGTGTGGTGGTGGGTTGCTTGGTGCCGAGTTGTTGGGCGATGTGTTGTTGGATGATGGTGTGATGTGGTCTTCCTCGATGTCACGTGCTTTGCAGTAGAGCTGATATTCACAATTGCCACATCAGTATATGTAAAATGCTAAAACgtaaaatatttctgaataaaTGAAGTATCTTTCCATATAACTTGTTCAATTATTTTAGACTTGAACAAGTTATATGGAAGATGCTTCAACTTCAATTTGAAATTGTTGTTTATCAGGAGGAGgaggatgaaaagtgaagaaaacgaacagtgatcaatctcacataTACAATTAAGAATACATCTAATACCAGGGGCCCTGAATACACtaaaggtgggatcatgtgtctAAGAGGAGAAAGTATACCCTATTGATCAGTTACAAGGATTATTATCTggtttaaattgatatttaaaaacgACCTGACAATTGcgatgaaacacgtcagacagcgtttgaTCTAacaacaggttgtatttgcaaatagcATCGTTATAatcaaccatataatttgcgaaatgctgatttcaaacgaGGCTGTTGTCACCCATTTAACTTCAATTTATTTGTGAGTAGCTCGTGTCGATTTAAAATGGAttatacacagaacatgctttcgtgtatcgaataagttgagagacataaacgcCATGAGCAGCtgaaaatagaatattgcttcataaatatgggaaattgtcGCCGTAGAAGATGATGTCATCTCAtttgtcattaagttgagtTCTCACTTTGCCGTTAAAATCtctgttcaataaaatatccaaatatgaagcagatataaaatactctgtggtgtcttttgttTCGAGTtcattggaatatatcgaatcaagatattgataaaaatgaaCATTGCTAATACATCGTTGATTTATCTAAgtgttgagttgaaggccacaacaagagattatCTCTCGTGTAGAAGATGTAGATGTCTGGGTGAATATACTAAATGACCGACCTACCAGATAGCGGTGCTTCAATGGTGAGAACGTTCGCTTCGTGACCGGAAGTCGACGGTTAGAGTCTCTCTCATGATATATCCGAATTAAACTTACGATCTAAAACTATGCTAGATTTTTGGAAGCAAGGGTCGGTGATCTGACAAACCGATGTCCCATGACGCAGCGGACATTCGCACGATAACGAACCCTTACTGCTAGGCACTGACCGCCATGCATAGATCTAAATGTGTGCCACTTCACCTACAGCATATGATGCCtcaacatgaatgaaaattcttgAGGGGAcacaaaaccaaacaaacaaaaggaTATCAACAACGTATTCACAAAACCACCTAATGGACATTTCGTTTATTTTTAATGTAACTTTATTTAAAACAACAACTTctaaaaagctttaaaaaacTAAATAATAGTAACATTGAAAGAATAAGAACGAAACAGCAGACAGAGGCCGGTATACAATCTGGGAAAAGGTGAGCTGGCTGAACCTAGAAAAAACTCCGACGCCAACCGATGGTCATTGCGAATTCCGGCGTACCTATGACACTATATACGTCAGAGatcagggatccgtgtttgccctactttcaatttgtattctttataggatttgtttactgtttgttatcttcacctttttatctAAGATAGTGACTTTCAAAAGTAAAAGCAAACACTTTATTTTGaaccatgtttgtttttatattttacgtcccatccaagaatttgtcatttataGAGAGGtgtcaatttgaaatttgatctATATTTAAACAAGGTGTTGCCATATTGTCACTGATTTATTCATACTACCCGTAATCAGTGCATGTTTATCATAAAACAATTACAGATTACAATACACGAAAACGCTAAATGTATCAACTTGTGTGGACACAATCTTTGATGTTAAATCTAGATGCAGATATTAAGAGGAAACATCTCACCGTGgtcaatgaaaaagtgaaagtAAGGAATAATTCTAATGATCACTACGTAATAGACACTAAGACTCAATCTAGATATATATGGGATTCCTTCATTCGTAATTCATGTCATAAATTTGTACTCACAACTAGCGAACAGAgaatattcagactgaagaaCAATGGTAACATCACGCCCGCCATTATTGTatcatttgaatgaaaaatcttATCTCCTTAGCGTAACTCCTGTATTTATAAATAGACTTACAAATCATTATGCGTTCTCTTTTTGAACCCTGGAAATGTGTGCATTGCATTTATTCTTgtatagaaaatataatattacaggATATTCATGCATGGATACTTTATCATATGAATAGGTGCTTGTCACATTGGGCATATAAATGTTTTTACACCTGTACTGGCTATGTTCATCTACCAATActtcaaaaagaaaatgtttattgtaGTAATCTTAATGGAGCATTGGTTTATACAGGATATTTACCACAATCAACTGAATTCTGAATGTCAGTTTTCAATTTACATGCATATCAAAAGATGTCACAATTATTGTGATGCCAACAATGACTAGTGTCTTAATTTAACAcatttcatactttcaacaaatTGTCTGGTAACAAACATGCAGACTAGTTTTATTGTGTTCAAATCAATCGTATAAACAACCCAATGATTGAAAAGGAACTGTATGTTATATGACATTAGTAAATAATTACAAGTTTACATTGTACCTAACAAATGATTGTGATTTTTCGAACACACATGTAactcgaggcaagctactgacaaacaagttgatggtacaggggtttcaacagtctccattgaagtcagcatttcgcaaattccatggtcgttatatcgatctagttcgtcaatacaacctatcattgggtcaaatgctgtctgatgtgtttcatacagattgttaggccgttcttggcacactgattttgactacagataactccgtttacctgatcaggatatagggctcacggcgggtgtggccggtcgacaggggatgcttattcctcctaggcacctaatcccacctctggtgtctccaggggtccgtgtttgtccaactatctattttgtattgcctataggagttatgagattgatcactgttcgttatcttcacctttcatgtaacaAATAACTGACGGTGAGGTTTAGGTGGAGTATTATAAAGAACTTaggtacaacctatcattgggtcaaatgctgtctaatgtgtttcacaccgattgttcGGCCGCTCTTTACTGCCTAATTTTGACGACGGATttctccgtttgcctgatcaaggtAAAGGTCTcaccgcgggtgtgaccggtcaacgggggatgcttactcctcttagatacctaatctcacctctggtatataaaggggtctgtgtttgcccaactctctattttatattccttagaGGAGTTAtacgattgatcactgttcgttatctacacatTTCACTTTCTAAAGGTGCATGTGCACGACATCATGTCGTATTTCCCTCTCAtcctttaaaagaaaatgaaacattttaacAACACTTGAAACATGAGATCAATCTCCGATAACATCACAAaaagtatttttgttttctccGTGCAAAAATGTAACTACGGATGTTTTATGCTTCTATGACATCACCGTTAGCAACAACTGCACAGACATCTTCAAAGTTGTTAGAAAAATAAGaacaattttcaatatatacctTCATAAAGATTTTACCAAATAGGACGAAGACTTTTTAATAAAAAGGACATGGTCCGTAaacgttttttttcttcttactaGTACTCTCTGAATGTTGCGTCATTCTTAAAcatcatatacatatgtaggaaTTTTTATTTAGATCACCTTACATAATCAGGTTACTCTTTATATCCATTTGAagttttattattttgagaCGAATATTTATACTTTCAAAACTTCTTTACCGGCCTTCGTATATGAAGTTGACTCTCTAACGAAATGTAAAAATTAACAAAAGTTTGCAAAAGAACAAATAATCGCCAATTTTGTTTCAACATCTTAAGTGACACTGACTCGGTACCGAATAGAGTTGTAATTAAACCTTTCACTGGCTAGGATGTAGTAAGACCTGACAACAATTGGGACGCAGTTACATGAACATGTAGGCTAGGGTCTGGATTTGTGAAGAAACTTTAGTCGAAACTTGTACTTGAGTATGCGATTTACTCAAATTCAGATTTGAGAT
Above is a genomic segment from Ostrea edulis chromosome 3, xbOstEdul1.1, whole genome shotgun sequence containing:
- the LOC125675741 gene encoding histidine-rich glycoprotein-like, producing the protein MAGVMLPLFFSLNILCSLVHFTYTDVAIVNISSTAKHVTSRKTTSHHHPTTHRPTTRHQATHHHTTHHATQRHTTHHPATPRPTPEHVEQSATFYHYDRNTHYICGYHSSRHAHYCLCYHVPYEHRVDMHSPLKLLETEKHMFELYTVGHHVLMDDLQFYSKFNYDKCHAYGKRPNVTTYLVYDNN